The Pecten maximus chromosome 17, xPecMax1.1, whole genome shotgun sequence DNA segment GAATGTTATTTACGAAAATATGAGACGGTTGACGGACATGAATTCTTCAAATCTGGTTGCCGTGATAGACTTGTAAGTAAGATATTGTTGATATGATGAATAAGATGCTCGTGGATATATCCCATATGTACAATAGATTCTTATGGGATTATTTGTTTTCTGCATAAAGAAGTAAAATCACCTTTATActaaaatcattttgttttgacggcaaccatttatatattcataaattGATCCCGTGGTTGCTAGGGTTTTGAAAAATCTATGTCACTTATTTAACAGGATGATCTTGTTGCTAAGGatttaaaaaacatatttttctcatgtacttcacagggttataaCGCGGGTGCTAGGGAAAAGATTATATCTCGCACGGGGGTGTGGTGGGGGTGAGGAGGGGGGCATCTGGCACTCCCTATATGGATATCCACACTTACCGGTGTGAGATTGTCTTGAAACACTCTACAGCAATTGCATTTCCTCACGTccacaattcaatcacgtcaagTCTAAATGTCCTTGCATTGGTGTAGCATCCATGTTAGATTTATATGACGGTATAAAGggcaaaataaaaatcattattCAGTGAGACAGGTGAATCTCAAGCATCGGGGAAGAGATATAAGCTGCAAAACACTCGACAAGCCACATGTTTGGCAAATTAAGAACCACCTGTTCCACTTCCCCTGTTTCACTCCCAAGGGggttaaacattttattaatctAACATTGGATAGTGATACGCTGGATCCGCTATAACGCTACTTACAATAGCGTAACGCAATTATATGCCAATTGATAAGGTCATCGATTTCGATATACATGTCTTGGAACATTGATGATGTTGCGACGGATAACTAACGGTTTGTGTTAAGTGTCTGAGAAAAAGAATCGAATGGACCTGATCCTTTGACAGGGATTTCTCGCCCTCGGCAATGCTGGTGCTAACTGTCATATCGGGGTTGCAATACCAATGTCCAAGAAATAAACAGGTGgaagataatatatatttctgtgtaATACACGTAAAAACTAGCATGCCGACATCACCATTGTGTGTCACCCTGTTTATTTACGTTCCAGATGTGTAGTGCACTAGGTAAACGTGACGTCATGTCGGCAGCAGGGAAACGCTCTAACCTGGGACAGGAGATCCTCGTTTGTCAAGAGTGTTGTGACACTGATCACTGTAACTATGGCGGATGTGGAGAACCGGGTAGGGACCATATCAAAATGACCCCTTCATCAACTGTCTTTTCAATGTCAACTGCTTCATCAACTGTCCTTACCAAAACAACAGAATCATCAATTAAACTTGCCAAAACAACAGAATCATCAATTAAACTTGCCAAAACAACAGAATCCACAACATTACTCGCCACACCTCCTTTCACGTATCATTTACCGTTTATTGGTTAAATAGTTTTATATCATTAACTTTGGTTTAATAAACCGTTtgaggaaaaaaatatttttgacttATTTCTTAAATACAGTTTCGCGTTAGCATTAAGATAGAAgatatcatttttgtttcaatCATAATTTTTTAAGCATATTTTGTCAATTGGTCTTTTATTTAACACACACTGTTTACCTATttgaaaacacaaaaataaatatatatttatattatgttatgttTTGTACAAATACATCTACAAATGTCTCATATTTAGCGGATCACTTTTATTGGCAATGCTTTTTTATGATTATGGGGCAATAATGGATATAATACTATTATGAAACAGTTACCACCATCATCATATTGACGGTAGcgattaaagaaataaaatggcAAAAGTATCATTTTTATTGAACGTTATAGATTGATTATAATGAATCCTGTCGTTTAATATTACTTTTCATCAATACTTTATCTTAAGGAAACTGTTTAGAGCTATAATATGTAAAAGTATATTTTACATGCAGGTTTCCCTCCACGAGGATCCAGAGGACCaatatgttatacctgtaagcAACAACAAACGGATTCCTCGTGTAACGAGGTCGCTGTATGTGGGCGGGACCAGGTAGGTGTTTACTTCTGAGTGATTGAACAAATTTTCAGGTCATTCAGATCAATAAAAGCCGTAACCGGTCATTTATAATTCAATAGCAATTTTTCAAGAGAAATATCATATAAGATGTTTTTATCAAGGAgcgaaaatatattttactggatATTTTGTGTTCGGTTGAGAGAGCGAGTAAAGGTTTATATAATTGATTAACACATTACAACAATTAGTGTATTTAACAATAAGGTGTTATTACTAAAATCGTTTATTTTAGAAAGTTGTAAGGAGTACAGGAGAATTATATTAATACATAATTACTCGTTTTTCTTGATTGTAATGCactagtacatttatatatgatattgcgAGATTTATCGTTATTAAAACGCTTTAGAAATGGAAatgaaaggttttttttgtgtttttttttattctgaattTCCTTTGCCAATAttgtaatgacgtcatcacatGCTTCATCGACTCCAACAGGCTTGCTTCGTTCAGGTAGCTTATGACGTCATTTATGATCATGTTTACAACAGCTACTGCGGGACAGTTGATGTGAGTATGTGATATTAACGTGCCTATAGTTTAGTACCTTCATGTAATCACAACAACAtggttcaatttttttttattaaaccgTGTAAAGATGGATTTCATCATCTTCCATCGTCATAAACATGATATATCTCGCTTGATAAAAAGATTCAGACCGTAACaattgattttaacatttttgtcaATTCGTATACATACATTAGTAATTTCATTGTCaatcaaaatttttaaaaaaatacaattatacTGTGACGTTGAATGCTATTCCATAAAACCAAACTTGGCTCCATATCTTGCAAATACTGctgtatgtgtatacatgtattaccgaCAATATGAATTGATATCACCTAATTGCCCTGTTTAATTGCGCTCCTTCGTTTGTAGCTACCGTACACCCGTCCGTTATACCTAAATTCCaactcaaaattaaaaaaaaaatccaaaaaagtTGTTTTGGTTTATTCTCAGCTTTGTAACAGGATTTCCATGGTAGGACGGAAGCGATCCTTACCCGTTCATTGTTGTACCGACGATTTATGCATTTCCGGTTTCAATTCGACGCATGCACAAACTAAAGCTCCAGTAACTACACCAGTTGCTACGCCTGCTGCAACTGTTGCCCCAGTAACCACTGCGGCTCCCGCACCGACAAACGCATCTGGTACGCTgcgaatttttatttttattaaatacatCATTAAAATGGTTAAATTTTACGATCTTTGATGGTGGATTAAGTTTAGTTCTATAATAGGTTTCCTTGATTTTTATGTTCTTTTATCCTGATAATAAATATACAGGATTCTCGAGTCAAATTCTGATTGTTAATAGCCTTATCCGTACTCGTAAGACCTTTGGCTGCTTTAAATTGTGTGAGTTATCTGTACTTCACTTCGTTGCAAAGAACTGGGTGCATGTCGACTGAACAGAAGTATTTAATATCACGGCTGTTATATTTGCCAAACAGCTCCCCGATGCCCACCTATAACCTCACAGTTCCGGAACTCATGTTATTACTTCTCAACGGAAGTTAAATATTGGAGTCAAGGCCAGCAAATATGTATagcaaggggaggtaacctagCGGCTATTGATGATCAGGATGAAAACGACTTTATAATTAGTCAACTTAAACAGAAGTTGGCCAATGGAGAAATACCAGGTAAGCACGTGACAAGTAGGTAATACCAATATGTGTGGCATTTCTGTCCTATGACACTACGAAATCGTCCATTAGTTGACTTCGCCATCAAAAATGTACTTAGACAGTATCTTTATATGACTTGCTGTCATAATAACGTCACCTTAATTGTATTGTGTTCAGATAACTGAGGCAAGTTGTACAATTTGTGACCTTGAGGCAGCGATGATGTTAGGCTTTGCCGATATTAATTAGCGACTTGGTTGTATAGACTTTGACAACGTAATGATTGATTCCTTAGGTATAGGCCACAGAACAGAAAATAGAATAcggttttgtttattatttgttgtcagtatcCCTCCCTAGTGTAACGTATTAAAGGCAGACCTTAGTGCTAATCTagttataacacaaacaacGAGTATTCTCCCTTCTACCATCGAGAAACTACATTGTAGCTCCACAAACCAATTCTGTgcaatataacaaacactgaCGTTGCCATGTACTTGTGTAACAATAGTAATACGTGGTCCAAGCATAATTATCTAATTTGGTAAAACAATGTATTGATGGCCTGTACAATTCTACCATTTACACAGGTACGATATGGGGATACTACTTCGGAGCACACATTGTGAATGGTCACTGGGTGAAGCCAGATGGGACTAGTTTGACCTTCACGAACTGGGGACACGGTGAGCCTGACCTACCCTCGTCACAGCCGTATGGTCTTATCTTCCTACCCGGCCAGTATGTTGGCGGATACCTGTGGGGTAGCAATGCTGATATTGATGGCGTCGAACGTTATATCTGTGAAATTAAACTACACTGATATTGATGGCGTCGCACGTTATATCTGTGAAATTAAACTACACTGATATTGATGGCGTCGCACGTTATATCTGTGAAATTAAGCTACACTGATATTGATGGCGTCGAACGTTATATCTGTGAAATTAAGCTACACTGATATTGATGGCGTCGAACGTTATATCTGTGAAATTAAACTACACTGATATTATTGGTAATTAGTTttataataaacatgtatagatatgaCATATGTTGTTGTTACAGTCTGTCTTTATAGCAAGCAATACAAATCTTCATGGGTGCACGATTAAGAAACGTCGGGGTAATCTATTTCGGGTAATTGAATCAACTACTTGTATAACCACACCTGGTAACTTTATCCTCAATACCATTCCTCTCTTTGGTGTTCATTTGTTCTGCTGCTGTATATTGACACGTATGATATCTAACACTTCCTATCGTTCACACTTTATTAGATGTCCAGTGATtaaaacacaatacaaaatatattacatcTTCATATTTTTCACCAGTTATGTATCTTGACAACAATATTTATGCAACTGCTGGTTATCTCTCGTATGCGAGCAAGTATGACAAGAATAGCCCCTAACCCCACTTACTAACAGGTTTTTATATTGTGTTGGTATTTATACTGGTTTTTGAACCTTGGGTGGTTTTGGGAACAGTCAGAATGGATTTACCGTAAATATATGGTCAACAACTGTTAAcaaatttatgatatattttcgAAGCCGTATTATGGCGTATGTTAAACTGTAGATATACAGGCCTTGATTACCGTTTCGAACATCCAAATCAATTATCTGATATCGCTATGTTTGCAATTTCTGTTTAGACGATCTATATCATATCTACCgtaagggcctgtttccaaaatggccccttctctgattcaaagGACCTGGGGTAGTAAGGGTCTATTTCTGCATCGAAAAAAATGccaaaaataaacttttaatgCTATATAATTGCTTTATGACATATGAATGTGGATTATTTGGAAAGACGTCTGCGCTACTTTAAAATTTATTCTGCTGATCAGAATGACGTCATCGGCAAGTCACGTGTCCTAAAGATCCGGAAGTTGCGAAAAATGTGTTACTTTCgtgatattatttataaaatttgatatctCTGCATTCTTAAAACAAAAAGATATAAATAGCATCCGTTTATTTTCTAAATATCTATATCTGATGCAAATTTCAAAGTGATTTACGAATGCAGAGGTAGTTAAAACGACAGGTTTTTATACAGCGTTAGTAGCACAATCGAACACGCCCGCCAGCAGCAGACGACATCCGGTGTTTCAGATGCAAAGAAAATGCTTCCATCCGATTTTAACCATTTTTCGATGCTATAGCAAATAATCACCAATCATGTGGTAAGTAAAATACTCGTCTGcgtacatttttttaatttataaagcTAGCTTTTTACATGGAAATAAAATTTCGGCATGTTTTAGGCTTGTTAGCAATGTTACGTCCGATGTTtactgtacattatattatCGAAGTTGTAATACTAATAATGCGAACACGGCCCATTACATTAAAAAGTATCGATCCAGGTAGAGTACATAATGGTCCGAGATTGAAATAGTCCGACTTCGGTGTTACAGACCAAAGTTCCTCTGTTCACCGCCCGTTTACATTCGCTTTGCTTGCGGTCACTTCATGTTTCAAGTTAAACGATTTAGCAATTACTATAGTCGGGTCTTCTAATAAGCAAGCATATTTGCTCATTGATCACCTGTTTAGATATCTTATCTTAACATTGGTGTTATTTGGTGATGGACTGATTTTCAATCATGCAAGttagtatatacagtaacacacacacaaaaaatcacacacacacacatatatttgCGTGTCCCTCTGACAGGACTAGTACTGTACACTACTATGCACTTTATAttaatttcatacatttttttcagatCTTAAATCTAGTAGCAAGACGGGCTGgatttgatatcaatattgttcCAGTGCCTGTTGAGGTTGCTCTTAAATGAGTTAACTGATGGTGAGTTGATGAATGATCACTGCTGACGATAGACTGTTTCAATCACCAATAACTCTAACTGAGAAAGAGTTTTCCTGATATCAATTCTTGTATGTGGTTTTACTGATTTTACTGTGCCCCCTTGTTATGTTTGATCCAGCTACGTGAAACATTTcttcagtatttatatatatgtcaagcCCATTAAGGATTATATATCGTGGATCATATTGTATCTTTTTCTCCTATACTGAATTGATTGTATGCCTAGATGTGGGGAGTCTTTCAGGAAGGGTACATCTATGTCCGATATGTTCTGAACTAATTTGGTAGCTCTTCATTGGACATTCTCAAGAGTGACAATATCTTTGACTGTCAGTTGTTTGTTCTTAACGCTGGAACTTCTTTAGTCACCAgacaatattaatttatttacttGTAAACATAATAAAACTAAAAAGGTATGGATATTTCATCAAAGCAGTAAATCATATATGAATGGTccatttttatgttaattatttgtgtAATGATAGATCACACAGGGTATCCAATTACGATCAAATTGCCACAATTTAAAAtcctttatttcaatttaagaggggggggggggggcactcGTGGTGCTTGCTAATAAAATCCGTCGTCAGCTATGTATACGTGCCTGGACATTTTCATATGGTCTTACACAAACATTATTCTTGATCCATTGTTTAATAAGTAGTAGAAACAGGCCCTGTCTGACAAGAAGTAGTATAGAAGTATAGTATTTAACACATGTCATCAGATCCTCTGAAAAGATCAATATATATCTAGAATAGTGACGGTGCATGATGTAACAAAATGCTAACAATAACGTTTAAAAatcattatacaaatacattatacattgtacaaattgtatatgtatgaattcaTTTTGTAAAACTCTATCGAGTTTTCATAATCTAAAGCATATATGAATTCTTATACATTTATTGTGGTTGTTAGAAATTGAGTTCAAACATACATTTGGGCCAAATCGATCAATAATTTATGAACCAATTTTAAGCCTATTCGCCTGTGGTGATTGACCACTGATCCTTCTATAATTTTTCAACACATTATTCATCAATTTGCCTCCTTTTCCTCTCAACAACTGTCTGGCACAAACTTCTAACATACTTTTTAACAAGCATTATGTTCATGACCTTTCCATAGAGTAGATTttcacatacattgtatgttgaatTTTTTCCACATTTCAGTTATGGATACACTGCCTGCAGTGAAGTCAGTCATTTGGAATGATTTGATGTTTCTCCTGAGTACAAGAAGCTGTATGTAGATCACAGAGCTGTAGGTATTACAATATCATTTAACTTAAATATACCTGCATGTGATACAGtttaccatatacattgtataacttatacctgtgatacagtacaccatttaaactgtataacttatacctgtgatacagtacaccatgtacactatatagcctatacctgtgatacagtataccatatacactgtataacgtatacctgtgatacagtataccatatacactgtataacttatacctgtatcacaggtataccatataaactgtataacttatacatgtgatacagtacaccatgtacactgtataacttatacatctgatacagtacaccatgtacactgtataaattatacctgtgatacagtacaccatgtacactgtataacttgtaattttcatttatgttgattttttttctcatttcagTTATGGATATACAGTGTGAAGTGAACGCAGTCATTTGGATTGATTTGATGTTTCTCCTGAGTACAAGAAGCTGCATGTAGGTCACAGAGCATATAGGTATTACAATATCATTTAACTTAAATATACCTGTGATACATAataccatgtacactataacttatacctgtgatacagtacaccatatacactgtataacttatacctgtgatacagtacaccatgtacactgtataacttatacCTGTGATGCAGTAcaccatgtacactgtataacttatacatgtgatacagtacaccatgtacactgtataacttatacatgtgatacagtacacaccatgtacactgtataacttgtaattttcatttatgttgatttttttttcttatttcagtTATGGATATACAGTCTGAAGTGAACGCAGTCATTTGGATTGATTTGATGTTTCTCCTGAGTACAAGAAGCTGCATGTAGATCACAGAGCATaaaggtattacaatataatttaacttaaatatacctgtgatacataataccatgtacactataacttatacctgtgatatagtacaccatatacactgtataacttatacctgtgatacagtacaccgtatacactgtataacttatacctgtgatacagtacaccatgtacactgtataacttatacatgtgatacagtacaccatgtacactgtataacttatacCTGTGAAACAGTACAccgtatacactgtataacttatacctgtgatacagtacaccatgtacactgtataacttatacCTGTGATGCAGTAcaccatgtacactgtataacttatacatgtgatacagtacaccatgtacactgtataacttatacatgtgatacagtacacaccatgtacactgtataacttgtaattttcatttatgttgatttttttttcttatttcagtTATGGATATACAGTCTGAAGTGAACGCAGTCATTTGGATTGATTTGATGTTTCTCCTGAGTACAAGAAGCTGCATGTAGATCACAGAGCATaaaggtattacaatataatttaacttaaatatacctgtgatacataataccatgtacactataacttatacctgtgatatagtac contains these protein-coding regions:
- the LOC117315876 gene encoding uncharacterized protein LOC117315876 isoform X3, producing MAYPRDCPYIAECGPHEECYLRKYETVDGHEFFKSGCRDRLMCSALGKRDVMSAAGKRSNLGQEILVCQECCDTDHCNYGGCGEPGFPPRGSRGPICYTCKQQQTDSSCNEVAVCGRDQACFVQVAYDVIYDHVYNSYCGTVDLCNRISMVGRKRSLPVHCCTDDLCISGFNSTHAQTKAPVTTPVATPAATVAPVTTAAPAPTNASAPRCPPITSQFRNSCYYFSTEVKYWSQGQQICIARGGNLAAIDDQDENDFIISQLKQKLANGEIPGTIWGYYFGAHIVNGHWVKPDGTSLTFTNWGHGEPDLPSSQPYGLIFLPGQYVGGYLWGSNADIDGVERYICEIKLH
- the LOC117315876 gene encoding uncharacterized protein LOC117315876 isoform X2, which translates into the protein MGFIINFGAFISLTVIFRGADALKCFTCDRMAYPRDCPYIAECGPHEECYLRKYETVDGHEFFKSGCRDRLMCSALGKRDVMSAAGKRSNLGQEILVCQECCDTDHCNYGGCGEPGFPPRGSRGPICYTCKQQQTDSSCNEVAVCGRDQACFVQVAYDVIYDHVYNSYCGTVDLCNRISMVGRKRSLPVHCCTDDLCISGFNSTHAQTKAPVTTPVATPAATVAPVTTAAPAPTNASAPRCPPITSQFRNSCYYFSTEVKYWSQGQQICIARGGNLAAIDDQDENDFIISQLKQKLANGEIPGTIWGYYFGAHIVNGHWVKPDGTSLTFTNWGHGEPDLPSSQPYGLIFLPGQYVGGYLWGSNADIDGVERYICEIKLH
- the LOC117315876 gene encoding uncharacterized protein LOC117315876 isoform X1, producing MGFIINFGAFISLTVIFRGADALKCFTCDRMAYPRDCPYIAECGPHEECYLRKYETVDGHEFFKSGCRDRLMCSALGKRDVMSAAGKRSNLGQEILVCQECCDTDHCNYGGCGEPGFPPRGSRGPICYTCKQQQTDSSCNEVAVCGRDQACFVQVAYDVIYDHVYNSYCGTVDLCNRISMVGRKRSLPVHCCTDDLCISGFNSTHAQTKAPVTTPVATPAATVAPVTTAAPAPTNASAPRCPPITSQFRNSCYYFSTEVKYWSQGQQICIARGGNLAAIDDQDENDFIISQLKQKLANGEIPGTIWGYYFGAHIVNGHWVKPDGTSLTFTNWGHGEPDLPSSQPYGLIFLPGQYVGGYLWGSNADIDGVERYICEIKLH